In Pseudomonas putida, a genomic segment contains:
- a CDS encoding helix-turn-helix domain-containing protein, translated as MKSTLPGVPLFQLYGENQAWPSTDLLHCESIPARSRLHHWEIKPHQHADLCQLLYVQRGEAQVQIEGVNTIIREAAIQVVPPLAVHGFRFSADIEGYVLTFGPALVADLEQRLGAPLHVLAAPGCYALGKDRRSLRSLIETLQQEYQGTAPARAAMLEALVTALMVWISRRQQLGQAPRNRDERDRQLLGQYLRLVEAHYREHLSVEAFAARLNITSLQLNQLCRALSGQTALQVIHQRLLLEARRNLTYTQMSIGQLSDNLGFSDPTYFARFFKRLSGQTPNHYRRAQQPD; from the coding sequence ATGAAATCCACCTTACCGGGCGTGCCACTGTTCCAGCTTTATGGTGAGAACCAGGCTTGGCCCAGCACCGACCTGCTGCACTGTGAGTCGATCCCGGCACGCAGCCGCTTGCACCATTGGGAAATCAAGCCGCACCAGCATGCCGACCTGTGCCAGTTGCTGTACGTCCAGCGCGGCGAAGCCCAGGTGCAGATCGAAGGCGTGAACACCATCATCCGCGAGGCTGCCATCCAGGTGGTGCCACCGCTGGCGGTGCACGGGTTTCGTTTCAGCGCCGACATCGAAGGCTACGTCCTTACCTTCGGCCCCGCCCTGGTAGCCGATCTGGAGCAGCGTCTCGGCGCGCCGCTGCACGTGCTGGCGGCCCCTGGGTGCTATGCGCTGGGCAAGGACCGGCGCTCGCTGCGCAGCCTCATCGAGACCCTGCAGCAGGAGTATCAGGGGACGGCGCCAGCACGTGCGGCCATGCTCGAGGCGCTGGTAACGGCCCTGATGGTGTGGATCAGCCGCCGCCAGCAACTGGGCCAGGCGCCGCGTAACCGCGACGAACGGGACCGCCAACTGTTGGGTCAATACCTGCGCCTGGTCGAGGCGCACTACCGCGAGCACCTGAGCGTGGAGGCGTTTGCCGCCCGCCTGAACATCACCAGCCTGCAACTCAACCAACTGTGCCGGGCGCTGAGCGGGCAAACCGCGTTGCAAGTCATTCACCAGCGTTTATTGCTCGAAGCCCGCCGTAACCTGACCTACACCCAGATGAGCATCGGCCAGCTATCGGACAACCTGGGTTTCAGCGATCCGACCTACTTCGCACGGTTCTTCAAACGCCTGAGCGGCCAGACCCCCAACCACTACCGCCGAGCGCAACAACCAGACTGA
- a CDS encoding MerR family transcriptional regulator, with protein sequence MSSQTYSISDLSRELDITTRAIRFYEEQGLLSPERRGLERVYSARDKVSLKLILRGKRIGFSLAECRELIELYDPTSGNLKQLNSMLAKIAERRSQLEQHMLDIHQMQLELDTAQERCEQALAATLNNNHKA encoded by the coding sequence ATGAGCAGCCAGACCTACAGCATTTCCGACCTGTCCCGTGAGCTGGACATCACCACCCGGGCTATCCGCTTTTACGAAGAACAAGGCCTGCTCAGCCCCGAGCGTCGCGGTCTCGAACGCGTCTACTCGGCGCGGGACAAGGTCAGTCTCAAGCTCATCCTGCGCGGCAAGCGCATCGGTTTCTCGCTGGCCGAATGCCGCGAGCTGATCGAGCTGTACGACCCAACCAGCGGCAACCTCAAGCAGCTCAACAGCATGCTGGCGAAGATCGCCGAACGTCGCAGTCAGCTCGAACAACATATGCTCGACATCCATCAGATGCAGCTCGAACTCGACACCGCCCAGGAACGCTGCGAACAGGCCCTGGCCGCCACCCTGAACAACAACCACAAAGCCTGA
- a CDS encoding hydroxymethylglutaryl-CoA lyase, giving the protein MPLPNKVRLVEVGPRDGLQNEAQPISIADKVRLVDDLSAAGLGYIEVGSFVSPKWVPQMAGSAEVFATIEQRPGVTYAALAPNLRGFEDALAAGVKEVAVFAAASEAFSQRNINCSISDSLKRFEPIMEAARSHGVRVRGYVSCVLGCPYEGKVSAEQVAPVARALHDMGCYEVSLGDTIGTGTAGDTRRLFEVVSAQVPREQLAGHFHDTYGQALANVYASLLEGIAVFDSSVAGLGGCPYAKGATGNIASEDVVFLLQGLGIDTGIDLDKLIAAGQRISAVLGRANGSRVARARSAH; this is encoded by the coding sequence ATGCCGTTGCCGAACAAAGTCCGCCTGGTCGAAGTGGGGCCACGCGATGGCCTGCAGAACGAAGCCCAACCCATCAGCATCGCCGACAAGGTGCGCCTGGTCGACGACCTGAGCGCGGCTGGCTTGGGCTATATAGAAGTGGGCAGCTTCGTCTCGCCCAAATGGGTACCGCAGATGGCTGGCTCCGCCGAGGTGTTCGCCACCATCGAGCAACGCCCAGGCGTCACCTATGCAGCCCTTGCCCCCAACCTGCGTGGCTTCGAGGATGCGTTGGCGGCCGGCGTGAAGGAAGTGGCGGTGTTCGCTGCGGCTTCCGAGGCGTTTTCCCAACGCAACATCAATTGCTCGATCAGTGACAGCCTCAAGCGCTTCGAGCCGATCATGGAGGCGGCCCGCAGCCATGGCGTGCGGGTGCGCGGATATGTGTCCTGCGTGCTGGGCTGCCCATATGAAGGCAAGGTCAGCGCAGAGCAGGTGGCGCCGGTGGCGCGGGCCCTGCACGACATGGGCTGCTACGAGGTCTCGCTGGGCGACACCATCGGCACCGGTACCGCCGGCGATACCCGCCGCCTATTCGAAGTGGTGTCTGCCCAGGTGCCGAGGGAACAGCTGGCCGGGCACTTCCACGATACCTATGGCCAGGCGCTGGCCAACGTCTACGCCAGCCTGCTCGAGGGCATCGCCGTGTTCGACAGCTCGGTGGCCGGCCTCGGTGGTTGCCCCTACGCCAAGGGCGCCACTGGCAATATTGCCAGCGAAGACGTGGTGTTTCTGCTGCAAGGGCTGGGCATCGACACCGGCATCGACCTCGACAAGCTGATTGCCGCAGGCCAGCGCATCAGCGCCGTGCTCGGGCGCGCCAACGGCTCGCGAGTGGCGCGGGCGCGCAGCGCGCACTGA